A window of the Serratia sarumanii genome harbors these coding sequences:
- a CDS encoding NAD(P)/FAD-dependent oxidoreductase yields MGAERGADVIVVGAGIIGAACAWRLAREGYRVSVVDDRRAGATAAGMGHLVCMDDNPAELALSAYSLRLWREVTGRMPQACAWRGCGTLWLADKADEMAIAEQKRVRLAEQGVAAELLTAEQIAAMEPMLRHGLAGGLRVPGDGILYAPLAARWLLADGGAAIDVVHGEAAALEEGAVRLADGRRLAAPVVLLACGLGANGLLPQTLLYAKKGHLAITDRYPLRVRHQLVELGYGASAHASDGTSVAFNVQARPTGQWLIGSSRQFGAVDSVLDMPLLAAMLARAQHFLPALAQMNIIRCWTGLRAASVDGLPLLGAHPRYSWLWLALGHEGLGVTTALGSAALIAAQIGRQTPEIDDSPYLAARAFAAEELPV; encoded by the coding sequence ATGGGCGCCGAGCGGGGAGCCGATGTCATCGTGGTCGGCGCCGGCATCATCGGCGCCGCCTGCGCCTGGCGGTTGGCGCGGGAAGGCTATCGCGTCTCGGTGGTGGACGATCGCCGCGCCGGCGCCACCGCCGCCGGCATGGGGCATCTGGTGTGCATGGACGATAATCCGGCCGAGCTGGCGTTGAGCGCTTATTCGCTGCGGTTATGGCGTGAAGTGACGGGGCGCATGCCGCAAGCGTGTGCCTGGCGCGGCTGCGGAACGCTATGGCTGGCGGATAAAGCGGATGAAATGGCCATCGCCGAGCAAAAGCGGGTGCGGCTGGCGGAGCAGGGCGTGGCCGCGGAATTGCTGACGGCGGAACAGATCGCCGCCATGGAGCCGATGCTGCGGCACGGCCTGGCCGGCGGACTGCGGGTGCCGGGCGACGGCATTCTGTATGCGCCGCTCGCGGCTCGCTGGCTGTTGGCCGACGGTGGTGCGGCAATCGACGTGGTGCACGGCGAAGCGGCAGCGCTGGAAGAGGGAGCCGTGCGGCTGGCGGACGGCAGACGCCTGGCCGCGCCGGTGGTGCTCCTGGCGTGCGGCCTTGGGGCCAATGGCCTATTGCCGCAGACTTTGCTGTACGCCAAAAAGGGCCATCTGGCGATCACCGATCGCTACCCGCTGCGGGTGCGGCATCAACTGGTGGAGTTGGGGTATGGGGCCAGCGCGCATGCCAGCGACGGCACGTCGGTGGCATTCAATGTGCAGGCACGGCCCACCGGGCAATGGCTGATCGGTTCTTCTCGCCAGTTCGGCGCCGTCGATTCGGTGTTGGACATGCCGCTGTTGGCGGCGATGCTTGCGCGTGCGCAGCATTTCTTGCCCGCACTGGCGCAGATGAACATCATTCGCTGCTGGACCGGGCTGCGCGCCGCCTCCGTCGACGGGCTGCCGCTGTTGGGCGCGCATCCACGGTATTCCTGGCTGTGGCTGGCACTGGGGCACGAGGGATTGGGCGTCACGACCGCCCTCGGCAGCGCTGCGCTGATCGCTGCGCAGATCGGCCGGCAAACGCCGGAGATTGACGATTCCCCGTATTTGGCGGCGCGGGCGTTTGCCGCCGAGGAGCTGCCTGTATGA
- a CDS encoding (2Fe-2S)-binding protein: MNERQNTIALSIDGEHRRVPVGLSVAAALSLCGDDRCRLSVSHQPRAPFCGMGVCQECRVNINGLRRLACQTLCQAGMRIERSDDE; encoded by the coding sequence ATGAATGAAAGACAAAACACGATCGCGTTGAGCATCGATGGCGAGCACCGGCGGGTGCCGGTTGGCCTCAGCGTTGCTGCGGCGCTCAGCCTGTGCGGCGACGATCGTTGTCGGTTGTCTGTTTCACATCAACCGCGCGCTCCCTTTTGCGGCATGGGCGTTTGTCAGGAGTGCCGGGTGAACATTAACGGTCTGCGTCGCCTGGCGTGCCAAACGCTGTGCCAAGCCGGCATGCGCATTGAGAGGAGCGATGATGAGTAA
- a CDS encoding FAD-dependent oxidoreductase, translated as MSNLDCEVLIVGAGPAGMAAALAAAESGGQVRMIDDNPHPGGQIWRDGPQVVLPETANRYRQAVATKENIALQPGCKLVAQCGANRLAYEDADGCGVIRYQKLILCNGARELLLPFPGWTLPGVTGAGGLQAQIKQGLAIRGERVAIAGSGPLLLAVANSVKQAGGEVVLVAEQAPLWRLAAFAGGLWRWPGKLRQAFSLMPHRYRAGSRVQAALGQERLTAVRVNNGGRERTIACDRLACGFGLVANIELAMLLGCRIEHDAVAVDHWQQTSQVQIFAAGECTGIGGSELALTEGAIAGYAATGQREKADRLAAQRRRWRRFATAAARAFALDERLDSLAKPQTLLCRCEDVMLEQVRHQPDWHTAKLGSRCGMGACQGKVCATAARQLFGWPLPPPRVPLTPVRAETLVALGLLGDDDDG; from the coding sequence ATGAGTAACTTAGACTGTGAGGTGCTGATCGTCGGTGCCGGGCCGGCCGGCATGGCGGCGGCGCTGGCCGCGGCGGAAAGCGGTGGCCAGGTGCGAATGATTGATGATAATCCGCATCCCGGCGGGCAAATTTGGCGCGATGGGCCACAGGTGGTTTTGCCTGAAACGGCGAACCGCTATCGGCAGGCGGTGGCGACGAAGGAAAATATTGCGCTGCAGCCCGGTTGCAAGCTGGTGGCGCAGTGTGGCGCTAACCGATTGGCGTATGAAGACGCCGATGGCTGCGGCGTGATTCGCTATCAAAAGCTGATTCTATGCAATGGCGCGCGTGAACTTCTGCTGCCGTTCCCCGGCTGGACGCTGCCGGGGGTGACCGGCGCCGGTGGTCTACAGGCGCAAATCAAGCAAGGGCTGGCTATCCGCGGCGAACGAGTGGCGATAGCCGGCAGCGGGCCGCTGCTGTTGGCGGTGGCGAACAGCGTGAAACAGGCCGGAGGCGAGGTGGTGCTGGTGGCTGAGCAGGCGCCGCTTTGGCGGTTGGCGGCGTTCGCCGGCGGCCTGTGGCGTTGGCCAGGCAAGCTGCGTCAGGCGTTTTCTCTGATGCCGCATCGTTACCGTGCCGGTAGCCGGGTGCAGGCGGCGTTGGGGCAAGAACGTTTAACCGCGGTGCGCGTCAATAACGGCGGGCGGGAAAGAACGATCGCCTGCGACAGGTTGGCCTGCGGTTTTGGTCTGGTGGCGAACATTGAGTTGGCGATGCTGCTGGGGTGTCGGATAGAACACGACGCCGTAGCGGTGGATCATTGGCAGCAAACCAGCCAGGTGCAAATTTTTGCTGCCGGGGAATGTACCGGCATCGGCGGCAGTGAATTGGCGCTCACCGAAGGCGCCATCGCCGGTTATGCTGCCACCGGGCAGCGGGAAAAGGCGGATCGCCTGGCGGCGCAGCGGCGGCGATGGCGGCGTTTTGCCACGGCGGCGGCCAGAGCCTTCGCTCTCGATGAGCGCTTGGATTCGCTGGCCAAACCACAAACGCTGCTGTGCCGCTGTGAAGACGTCATGCTGGAACAGGTGCGTCATCAGCCGGATTGGCACACGGCCAAGCTGGGCAGCCGCTGTGGCATGGGGGCATGTCAGGGTAAAGTCTGTGCGACGGCGGCGAGGCAGCTTTTTGGCTGGCCTTTGCCGCCGCCGCGTGTGCCTTTAACGCCGGTCAGAGCGGAAACGTTGGTTGCGCTGGGGCTGCTTGGCGATGACGACGACGGCTGA
- a CDS encoding GlpM family protein, translating into MAILVKALIGALVVVLIGLLAKTRNYYIAGLVPLFPTFALIAHYIVGNERSIAALKTTLIFGMWAVLPYLVYLISLYFLINSLRLSLALGAAVLCWIAAAWLLITLWGWWQGR; encoded by the coding sequence ATGGCCATCCTTGTCAAAGCGCTGATCGGCGCACTGGTCGTGGTTCTGATCGGCCTGTTGGCCAAAACGCGCAACTATTATATCGCCGGTTTAGTCCCGCTCTTTCCCACTTTCGCCCTGATTGCGCATTACATTGTCGGCAACGAGCGTTCCATTGCGGCGCTGAAAACCACGCTGATTTTTGGCATGTGGGCGGTGCTACCCTACCTGGTGTATTTGATCTCGCTGTATTTCCTGATCAACAGTCTGCGGCTGTCGTTGGCTCTGGGGGCGGCGGTACTGTGCTGGATTGCGGCAGCGTGGCTACTCATTACGCTGTGGGGATGGTGGCAAGGGCGTTAA
- a CDS encoding DUF2594 family protein, whose product MSNVDFTTSANPEILATEVACLKATLTLILKSIGQADAGKVIINMERFIAQIEDPTQAEIFKNSIQQIKHAYRQ is encoded by the coding sequence ATGAGCAACGTTGATTTCACTACGTCTGCAAACCCGGAAATCTTGGCGACCGAGGTTGCCTGCCTCAAAGCTACGCTGACGCTGATCTTGAAGTCGATCGGCCAGGCCGACGCCGGGAAAGTCATCATCAACATGGAACGTTTCATCGCCCAGATTGAAGATCCTACCCAGGCGGAAATCTTCAAGAACAGCATTCAGCAAATCAAGCACGCTTACCGTCAGTAA
- the uvrY gene encoding UvrY/SirA/GacA family response regulator transcription factor has translation MISVLLVDDHELVRAGIRRILEDIKGIKVVGEAQCGEDAVKWCRGNAVDIVLMDMNMPGIGGLEATRKIVRYAPDVKVIMLTIHTENPLPAKVMQAGAAGYLSKGAAPQEVINALRSVHAGQRYIASDIAQQMALSQLEPQAETPFSCLSERELQIMLMITKGKKVNEISEQLSLSPKTVNSYRYRMFSKLNISGDVELTHLAIRHGLFNAETLLSSE, from the coding sequence TTGATTAGCGTTCTTCTTGTTGATGACCACGAACTGGTGCGCGCAGGGATACGACGCATTCTTGAAGATATCAAAGGTATAAAAGTTGTCGGTGAGGCTCAGTGCGGTGAAGACGCCGTAAAATGGTGCCGTGGCAACGCTGTCGATATCGTGCTGATGGACATGAATATGCCGGGCATTGGCGGGCTGGAAGCCACGCGCAAGATTGTGCGTTATGCACCCGACGTCAAAGTCATCATGTTGACCATCCATACTGAAAATCCTTTGCCCGCGAAGGTGATGCAGGCGGGTGCCGCCGGTTACCTGAGCAAGGGCGCCGCGCCGCAGGAAGTGATTAACGCCTTGCGTTCCGTGCATGCGGGGCAGCGCTATATCGCGTCTGATATCGCCCAGCAGATGGCCCTGAGTCAGCTGGAGCCGCAGGCTGAAACGCCGTTCAGCTGCCTGTCTGAACGCGAGTTACAGATCATGTTGATGATCACCAAAGGCAAAAAGGTGAATGAGATCTCGGAGCAACTGAGTCTCAGCCCGAAAACGGTGAACAGCTACCGTTACCGCATGTTCAGCAAACTGAATATCAGCGGCGACGTCGAATTGACTCACCTGGCCATCCGACATGGATTGTTCAATGCGGAGACGTTGTTAAGCAGTGAATGA